Proteins from one Mercurialis annua linkage group LG7, ddMerAnnu1.2, whole genome shotgun sequence genomic window:
- the LOC126655976 gene encoding digalactosyldiacylglycerol synthase 2, chloroplastic, which yields MDHKQKQQHIAIFTTASLPWLTGTAVNPLFRAAYLAKDGERKVTLVIPWLSLKHQKLVYPRNITFTSPSEQEAYVRQWLQERISFQCGFKICCYPGKFAKDKGSILPVGDITDVISDEEADIAVLEEPEHLTWFHHGKRWKIKFRLVIGIIHTNYLAYVKREKNGRLKALLLRYVNGWVVGIYCHKVIRLSAATQDYTKSIICNVHGVNPKFLEIGKKKLEQQKNGEQPFSKGAYYIGKMVWSKGYKELLKLLHDHQKELAGLEVDLYGSGEDSDQVQEAVKKLDLLVRVNPGCDHASLVFHDYKVFLNPSTTDVVCTTTAEALAMGKIVICANHTSNDFFKQFPNCRTYDNSKGFIEVTCKALAEQPAELTDEERYKLSWEAATERFLRVAELDKASAKKVAKISSKSFASTSLSFKKNMEDASAYIHYVASGFEVSRRAFGAIPGSLQPDEEQCKELGLTIPAEEGSSRH from the exons ATGGATCACAAACAGAAGCAGCAGCACATTGCAATTTTCACTACCGCAAGCCTTCCATGGTTGACTGGAACGGCTGTCAACCCTTTGTTTCGTGCTGCATATCTTGCGAAAGATGGAGAAAGAAAAGTCACTTTGGTCATTCCTTGGCTGTCTTTGAAACATCAGAAGCTAGTTTATCCTAGAAACATAACATTCACTTCACCTTCAGAGCAGGAAGCATATGTCCGTCAATGGCTTCAGGAGAGAATTTCATTTCAATGTGGTTTTAAAATATGCTGCTATCCCGGAAAG TTTGCCAAAGACAAAGGAAGCATTCTTCCAGTTGGAGATATCACTGATGTCATCTCTGATGAAGAGGCAGATATAGCTGTACTTGAAGAGCCTGAGCATCTAACATGGTTCCACCATGGGAAGAGATGGAAAATTAAATTCCGCCTGGTGATAGGAATCATACACACCAATTATTTGGCATATGTGAAGAGGGAGAAGAATGGTCGATTAAAAGCATTACTTCTCAGATATGTAAATGGCTGGGTTGTTGGCATATACTGCCATAAG GTAATTAGGTTATCTGCTGCCACCCAGGATTATACTAAATCCATCATCTGCAATGTGCATGGTGTGAATCCTAAGTTTCTTGAGATTGGGAAGAAAAAGCTAGAACAGCAGAAAAATGGGGAACAGCCGTTCTCAAAAGGTGCTTACTACATTGGGAAAATGGTATGGAGCAAAGGTTACAAGGAACTTCTTAAACTGCTTCATGATCACCAAAAGGAGCTGGCTGGGCTTGAAGTAGATTTATATGGCAGCGGAGAGGACTCCGATCAAGTTCAGGAAGCTGTCAAAAAGTTGGATTTGTTGGTTAGAGTCAACCCTGGGTGTGATCACGCCAGTCTGGTGTTCCATGA TTATAAAGTTTTCCTGAATCCAAGCACCACGGATGTGGTTTGCACAACCACAGCTGAAGCATTAGCAATGGGGAAAATTGTCATATGTGCCAACCACACCTCAAATGATTTTTTCAAGCAGTTCCCAAATTGCAGAACTTACGATAATAGCAAGGGATTTATTGAGGTTACATGTAAAGCTTTAGCCGAACAACCCGCTGAGTTGACGGATGAAGAAAGGTATAAACTATCATGGGAGGCTGCCACAGAACGGTTTCTAAGAGTTGCTGAGTTGGACAAAGCATCTGCAAAGAAAGTGGCAAAAATTTCATCTAAGAGCTTTGCTTCCACATctttaagttttaaaaagaaCATGGAGGATGCGTCTGCATATATTCATTACGTTGCTTCTGGGTTTGAAGTGTCGAGAAGAGCTTTTGGGGCAATTCCAGGGAGCTTGCAACCAGATGAAGAGCAATGCAAGGAGCTTGGGCTAACCATTCCTGCCGAAGAAGGAAGCTCAAGACATTGA
- the LOC126655974 gene encoding LOW QUALITY PROTEIN: calcium-dependent protein kinase SK5-like (The sequence of the model RefSeq protein was modified relative to this genomic sequence to represent the inferred CDS: substituted 1 base at 1 genomic stop codon), producing the protein MDNSTPPPTASSTQPPPPPPAAAPPTSSKPKWVLPYRTQNLRDHYTIGKKLGQGQFGTTYLCTHKSTGHNYACKSIPKRKLLCTEDYEDVWREIQIMHHLSEHPHVVRISGGYEDAYCVHLVMELCEGGELFDRIVERGHYSEREAAKLIKTIVGVVEACHSLGVMHRDLKPENFLFLSVDEDAALKATDFGLSVFYKPGESFSDVVGSPYYVAPEVLRKQYGPESDVWSAGIILYILLSGVPPFWAETEMGIFRQILQGKLDFESDPWPGISESAKDLIKNMLQRSPKRRLTAHEVLCHPWIVDDRIAPDKPLDSAVLSRLKQFSAMNKLKKMALRVIAERLSEEEIGGLKELFKMIDTDNSGTITFDELKEGLKRVGSELMESEIKDLMEAADIDNSGTIEYGEFLAATVHLNKLEREENLVSAFAFFDKDGSGYITIDELQQACKEFGLSELHLDDMIKEIDQDNDGQIDYGEFAAMMRMGNGGIGRRTMRGTFNLADALKLIDXFSTHLTQTNFYQFHLLSL; encoded by the exons ATGGACAATTCAACGCCACCCCCAACGGCTTCGTCAACCCAACCACCGCCTCCACCACCAGCAGCAGCACCACCGACTTCGTCAAAGCCCAAATGGGTTCTTCCCTACAGGACCCAGAACCTTAGAGATCACTACACCATAGGCAAAAAGCTCGGCCAAGGCCAGTTTGGTACTACTTATCTCTGTACCCATAAGTCCACTGGCCATAACTACGCCTGCAAATCAATCCCAAAACGAAAACTTCTCTGCACGGAAGACTATGAAGATGTTTGGAGAGAAATCCAGATAATGCACCATCTCTCTGAGCATCCTCATGTGGTGAGGATCAGTGGTGGCTATGAGGATGCCTACTGTGTTCACTTGGTGATGGAGCTATGTGAAGGTGGTGAGCTTTTTGATAGAATTGTCGAGAGGGGGCATTACAGTGAGAGGGAGGCTGCTAAGCTTATCAAGACTATTGTTGGGGTTGTTGAGGCTTGTCACTCTTTAGGTGTCATGCATAGAGATCTTAAGCCTGAGAATTTCTTGTTTCTTAGTGTTGATGAGGATGCTGCTCTCAAAGCTACTGATTTTGGCCTCTCTGTCTTCTATAAGCCAG GTGAATCCTTTTCTGATGTTGTTGGAAGTCCATACTACGTTGCACCAGAGGTGTTACGCAAGCAATATGGACCTGAATCAGATGTATGGAGTGCAGGAATCATATTATACATATTATTATCTGGAGTTCCACCCTTTTGGGCAG AAACTGAAATGGGAATCTTCCGGCAGATATTACAAGGAAAATTGGACTTTGAGTCTGATCCATGGCCTGGCATTTCAGAAAGCGCCAAGGACCTCATAAAAAATATGCTGCAGCGGAGTCCAAAGAGAAGGCTAACTGCTCACGAAGTACTAT GCCACCCATGGATAGTGGATGACAGAATTGCCCCTGATAAACCTCTTGATTCTGCTGTTTTATCTCGCTTGAAGCAGTTTTCTGCAATGAACAAGCTTAAGAAAATGGCTTTGCGA GTTATAGCAGAGAGGCTTTCAGAAGAAGAGATCGGCGGTCTAAAAGAGTTGTTCAAAATGATCGATACCGATAACAGTGGAACAATAACTTTTGATGAATTAAAAGAAGGGTTAAAGCGAGTAGGGTCTGAACTTATGGAGTCCGAGATAAAGGATTTGATGGAAGCA GCTGATATTGACAACAGTGGAACAATCGAGTATGGTGAATTCCTTGCAGCAACTGTACACTTGAATAAACTAGAAAGAGAGGAAAATTTGGTATCGGCTTTCGCGTTCTTCGACAAAGACGGCAGCGGCTATATAACCATTGATGAGCTTCAACAAGCTTGCAAAGAGTTTGGATTAAGTGAGCTCCACCTTGATGACATGATCAAGGAAATTGATCAAGATAAT GATGGGCAAATAGATTATGGAGAATTTGCAGCAATGATGAGGATGGGCAATGGAGGGATTGGTAGGAGAACCATGAGAGGCACATTTAACTTAGCAGATGCTTTAAAACTAATTGATTGATTCTCAACTCATCTAACTCAGACCAACTTTTATCAATTTCATCTTTTATCTTTATGA
- the LOC126655975 gene encoding protein DYAD isoform X1 gives MSKSYAELYGSCKRQDESTKKGPCLLELRRDGMVQWGSCGRAILVDQHEGSNFRVPSSIIKEEQGNDEETTRPSSPVLAKLRKRKRKDADQPKKARDANCTNQIQFSIDKQIKRENSDPSIKAKSICSKKQNRVDRWSIDRYKLAEKHMFEVMKAEGAAFDNPISRLKLRVAARQYIGDTGLLDHLLKHVDGKLTPGGTERFRRCHNTEGIMEYWLESADLVKIKREAGVPDPTWIPPSGWMHNGVAIRESAASLELKLLKDELAKLKRGMDELSSKKQEQNRVNPVEEMHKELMRWRNKTDERLMEISSSLSGMQDMCRELMTWKSKAEQQLTEIANSVNSLQAPRQCTTFSPVGERWEDWLENTNLDNIQEEDLAPWLGSTDLVNVVQNAAVQECLAPEPWLKHCDSPSQEPGCARELGLLKEEMEKMRRDVQDLLPKRVEDAQASVTPDSSTTNNSKCDLDNPFVLFQEMFKEMVKWKAKMEEQMVEVVNSVNAMQAKQIY, from the exons ATGTCGAAGTCATATGCAG aattatatggaaGTTGTAAGAGACAAGACGAAAGCACCAAAAAAGGTCCGTGTTTGTTGGAGTTAAGACGCGACGGAATGGTACAGTGGGGTTCCTGTGGTCGAGCTATATTGGTTGATCAGCATGAGGGAAGCAACTTTAGAGTTCCGTCCTCAATTATCAAAGAAGAGCAAGGAAATGATGAAGAAACCACGAGACCATCATCCCCTGTGCTGGCCAAACTGCGGAAGCGGAAACGCAAGGATGCCGACCAACCTAAAAAAGCTAGAGATGCAAATtgtacaaatcaaatccaatttaGCATTGATAAGCAAATCAAGCGTGAGAATTCTGATCCTAGCATAAAAGCGAAGTCTATATGCAGCAAAAAGCAGAATCGTGTAGATAGATGGTCCATAGATAG GTATAAGCTGGCAGAGAAACATATGTTTGAGGTGATGAAGGCTGAAGGGGCTGCATTTGATAATCCCATTTCCCGGCTAAAGCTGAGAGTGGCAGCTCGTCAGTACATTGGAGACACTGGACTCTTGGACCACTTGCTGAAGCACGTAGACGGTAAATTGACACCAGGTGGCACGGAACGTTTTCGCCGCTGTCACAACACTGAAGGGATAATGGAATATTGGTTGGAGAGTGCAGACCTAGTTAAAATTAAGCGTGAGGCTGGGGTGCCAGATCCAACTTGGATTCCTCCATCTGGATGGATGCATAATGGTGTTGCCATTCGAGAGTCTGCTGCATCTTTAGAATTGAAACTTCTTAAGGATGAACTAGCAAAATTGAAGAG GGGTATGGATGAGCTATCATCAAAGAAGCAAGAGCAAAATCGGGTCAATCCGGTCGAG GAAATGCACAAGGAATTGATGAGATGGAGAAATAAGACTGATGAACGCCTTATGGAGATTTCAAGTTCTTTGAGTGGTATGCAG GATATGTGCCGGGAATTGATGACGTGGAAGTCCAAAGCTGAACAACAGTTGACTGAAATTGCAAATTCGGTTAACAGCTTGCAGGCCCCAAGACAATGCACCACCTTTAGTCCAGTTGGTGAAAGATGGGAGGACTGGTTGGAGAATACCAACTTGGATAATATTCAAGAGGAGGACCTTGCACCGTGGTTAGGTAGCACTGATCTGGTTAATGTTGTGCAAAATGCTGCAGTCCAGGAATGTTTAGCACCAGAACCCTGGCTTAAACATTGTGATAGTCCCTCTCAGGAACCTGGCTGTGCGAGAGAGCTGGGATTGCTTAAGGAAGAAATGGAAAAAATGAGAAG GGATGTACAGGATCTGCTACCAAAGAGGGTGGAAGATGCTCAAGCTAGTGTCACCCCTGATTCTTCTACTACTAACAATTCAAAGTGTGATCTGGACAATCCATTTGTTCTTTTTCAG GAAATGTTCAAGGAAATGGTGAAATGGAAGGCGAAGATGGAGGAACAGATGGTGGAGGTTGTGAATTCTGTGAATGCTATGCAGGCAAAGCAAATATACTAG
- the LOC126655975 gene encoding protein DYAD isoform X2 produces MVQWGSCGRAILVDQHEGSNFRVPSSIIKEEQGNDEETTRPSSPVLAKLRKRKRKDADQPKKARDANCTNQIQFSIDKQIKRENSDPSIKAKSICSKKQNRVDRWSIDRYKLAEKHMFEVMKAEGAAFDNPISRLKLRVAARQYIGDTGLLDHLLKHVDGKLTPGGTERFRRCHNTEGIMEYWLESADLVKIKREAGVPDPTWIPPSGWMHNGVAIRESAASLELKLLKDELAKLKRGMDELSSKKQEQNRVNPVEEMHKELMRWRNKTDERLMEISSSLSGMQDMCRELMTWKSKAEQQLTEIANSVNSLQAPRQCTTFSPVGERWEDWLENTNLDNIQEEDLAPWLGSTDLVNVVQNAAVQECLAPEPWLKHCDSPSQEPGCARELGLLKEEMEKMRRDVQDLLPKRVEDAQASVTPDSSTTNNSKCDLDNPFVLFQEMFKEMVKWKAKMEEQMVEVVNSVNAMQAKQIY; encoded by the exons ATGGTACAGTGGGGTTCCTGTGGTCGAGCTATATTGGTTGATCAGCATGAGGGAAGCAACTTTAGAGTTCCGTCCTCAATTATCAAAGAAGAGCAAGGAAATGATGAAGAAACCACGAGACCATCATCCCCTGTGCTGGCCAAACTGCGGAAGCGGAAACGCAAGGATGCCGACCAACCTAAAAAAGCTAGAGATGCAAATtgtacaaatcaaatccaatttaGCATTGATAAGCAAATCAAGCGTGAGAATTCTGATCCTAGCATAAAAGCGAAGTCTATATGCAGCAAAAAGCAGAATCGTGTAGATAGATGGTCCATAGATAG GTATAAGCTGGCAGAGAAACATATGTTTGAGGTGATGAAGGCTGAAGGGGCTGCATTTGATAATCCCATTTCCCGGCTAAAGCTGAGAGTGGCAGCTCGTCAGTACATTGGAGACACTGGACTCTTGGACCACTTGCTGAAGCACGTAGACGGTAAATTGACACCAGGTGGCACGGAACGTTTTCGCCGCTGTCACAACACTGAAGGGATAATGGAATATTGGTTGGAGAGTGCAGACCTAGTTAAAATTAAGCGTGAGGCTGGGGTGCCAGATCCAACTTGGATTCCTCCATCTGGATGGATGCATAATGGTGTTGCCATTCGAGAGTCTGCTGCATCTTTAGAATTGAAACTTCTTAAGGATGAACTAGCAAAATTGAAGAG GGGTATGGATGAGCTATCATCAAAGAAGCAAGAGCAAAATCGGGTCAATCCGGTCGAG GAAATGCACAAGGAATTGATGAGATGGAGAAATAAGACTGATGAACGCCTTATGGAGATTTCAAGTTCTTTGAGTGGTATGCAG GATATGTGCCGGGAATTGATGACGTGGAAGTCCAAAGCTGAACAACAGTTGACTGAAATTGCAAATTCGGTTAACAGCTTGCAGGCCCCAAGACAATGCACCACCTTTAGTCCAGTTGGTGAAAGATGGGAGGACTGGTTGGAGAATACCAACTTGGATAATATTCAAGAGGAGGACCTTGCACCGTGGTTAGGTAGCACTGATCTGGTTAATGTTGTGCAAAATGCTGCAGTCCAGGAATGTTTAGCACCAGAACCCTGGCTTAAACATTGTGATAGTCCCTCTCAGGAACCTGGCTGTGCGAGAGAGCTGGGATTGCTTAAGGAAGAAATGGAAAAAATGAGAAG GGATGTACAGGATCTGCTACCAAAGAGGGTGGAAGATGCTCAAGCTAGTGTCACCCCTGATTCTTCTACTACTAACAATTCAAAGTGTGATCTGGACAATCCATTTGTTCTTTTTCAG GAAATGTTCAAGGAAATGGTGAAATGGAAGGCGAAGATGGAGGAACAGATGGTGGAGGTTGTGAATTCTGTGAATGCTATGCAGGCAAAGCAAATATACTAG
- the LOC126656470 gene encoding equilibrative nucleotide transporter 3-like isoform X1 has protein sequence MSTLQDGCITPKVQGKYCAMFLCWLLGTGALFSWNSMLTIDDYYTFLFPRYHPSRVLSLVYQPFAVGTVAVLAYYEAKINTRKRNLFGYVIFFIGSVMVLVLDLATSGKGGLGAFIGICAISGMFGFADAFVQGGMIGDLSFMESEFIQSFLAGMSASGTLTSALRFITKAAFENSRDGLRKGAILFFAISASFELVCVFLYAHTFPKLPTVKYYRSKAALEGSKTVLDDLAAAGIQALLQEESEDPKQHERQSNKELLLQNIDYAMDLFLTYVLTLSIFPGFLSEDTGSHSLGEWYSLILIAMFNVWDLVGRYVPLLQSLKLESRTGLTIAAVSRFSLIPAFYFTAKYGDQGWMIMLTSFLGLTNGYLTVCILTSAPKGYKGPEQNALGNLLVMFLLGGIFAGVSLDWLWLIGKGW, from the exons ATGTCAACTTTGCAGGATGGGTGCATTACTCCTAAGGTTCAG GGAAAGTACTGTGCTATGTTTCTATGCTGGCTTCTTGGAACTGGAGCGCTCTTTTCATGGAACAGTATGCTCACTATCGACGATTATTACACCTTCCTTTTTCCG AGATACCATCCTTCGAGGGTCCTCTCTCTCGTGTATCAACCTTTTGCAGTTGGAACAGTTGCAGTACTTGCTTACTATGAGGCCAAAATCAATACGAGAAAACGGAATCTATTTGGTTATGTCATATTTTTTATAGGTTCTGTCATGGTTTTAGTT TTGGACTTAGCAACATCAGGAAAAGGAGGGTTAGGGGCTTTCATTGGAATTTGTGCTATTAGTGGTATGTTTGGATTTGCAGATGCTTTTGTGCAGGGTGGGATGATCGGAGACCTCTCCTTCATGGAATCTGAATTTATTCAG TCTTTTCTAGCTGGTATGTCAGCATCGGGGACTTTAACCTCCGCGCTTAGGTTTATTACCAAAGCAGCATTCGAGAATTCTAGGGATGGTCTACGCAAAGGAGCTA TTTTATTCTTTGCGATATCTGCATCATTCGAGCTAGTGTGTGTGTTTCTCTATGCACATACCTTTCCAAAACTACCCACTGTGAAATACTACCGCTCAAAGGCAGCTTTAGAAGGATCAAAGACTGTTTTAGATGATCTTGCTGCTGCTGGCATCCAAGCATTACTCCAAGAAGAA TCTGAAGATCCAAAACAGCATGAGAGACAGAGCAACAAAGAATTATTGTTACAAAATATAGACTATgcaatggatttgtttctaacataCGTGCTTACATTGTCTATTTTCCCTGGATTCTTATCAGAAGATACAGGATCACATAGTTTAGGCGAATG GTATAGCCTAATTCTGATAGCAATGTTCAATGTATGGGATCTTGTTGGGAGATATGTTCCACTCTTGCAATCCTTGAAGCTAGAGTCACGGACAGGTCTTACTATTGCTGCGGTTTCTCGATTTTCACTGATTCCAGCTTTCTATTTTACTGCAAAATATGGAGACCAAGGGTGGATGATAATGCTCACATCCTTCTTagggttaaccaatggttatcTCACCGTCTGCATCCTTACTTCTGCACCGAAAGGTTACAAG GGACCGGAGCAAAACGCGTTGGGGAATTTGCTGGTTATGTTTCTGCTAGGTGGTATATTTGCTGGGGTTTCACTTGACTGGTTGTGGCTGATAGGCAAAGGATGGTGA
- the LOC126656470 gene encoding equilibrative nucleotide transporter 3-like isoform X2 has protein sequence MSTLQDGCITPKGKYCAMFLCWLLGTGALFSWNSMLTIDDYYTFLFPRYHPSRVLSLVYQPFAVGTVAVLAYYEAKINTRKRNLFGYVIFFIGSVMVLVLDLATSGKGGLGAFIGICAISGMFGFADAFVQGGMIGDLSFMESEFIQSFLAGMSASGTLTSALRFITKAAFENSRDGLRKGAILFFAISASFELVCVFLYAHTFPKLPTVKYYRSKAALEGSKTVLDDLAAAGIQALLQEESEDPKQHERQSNKELLLQNIDYAMDLFLTYVLTLSIFPGFLSEDTGSHSLGEWYSLILIAMFNVWDLVGRYVPLLQSLKLESRTGLTIAAVSRFSLIPAFYFTAKYGDQGWMIMLTSFLGLTNGYLTVCILTSAPKGYKGPEQNALGNLLVMFLLGGIFAGVSLDWLWLIGKGW, from the exons ATGTCAACTTTGCAGGATGGGTGCATTACTCCTAAG GGAAAGTACTGTGCTATGTTTCTATGCTGGCTTCTTGGAACTGGAGCGCTCTTTTCATGGAACAGTATGCTCACTATCGACGATTATTACACCTTCCTTTTTCCG AGATACCATCCTTCGAGGGTCCTCTCTCTCGTGTATCAACCTTTTGCAGTTGGAACAGTTGCAGTACTTGCTTACTATGAGGCCAAAATCAATACGAGAAAACGGAATCTATTTGGTTATGTCATATTTTTTATAGGTTCTGTCATGGTTTTAGTT TTGGACTTAGCAACATCAGGAAAAGGAGGGTTAGGGGCTTTCATTGGAATTTGTGCTATTAGTGGTATGTTTGGATTTGCAGATGCTTTTGTGCAGGGTGGGATGATCGGAGACCTCTCCTTCATGGAATCTGAATTTATTCAG TCTTTTCTAGCTGGTATGTCAGCATCGGGGACTTTAACCTCCGCGCTTAGGTTTATTACCAAAGCAGCATTCGAGAATTCTAGGGATGGTCTACGCAAAGGAGCTA TTTTATTCTTTGCGATATCTGCATCATTCGAGCTAGTGTGTGTGTTTCTCTATGCACATACCTTTCCAAAACTACCCACTGTGAAATACTACCGCTCAAAGGCAGCTTTAGAAGGATCAAAGACTGTTTTAGATGATCTTGCTGCTGCTGGCATCCAAGCATTACTCCAAGAAGAA TCTGAAGATCCAAAACAGCATGAGAGACAGAGCAACAAAGAATTATTGTTACAAAATATAGACTATgcaatggatttgtttctaacataCGTGCTTACATTGTCTATTTTCCCTGGATTCTTATCAGAAGATACAGGATCACATAGTTTAGGCGAATG GTATAGCCTAATTCTGATAGCAATGTTCAATGTATGGGATCTTGTTGGGAGATATGTTCCACTCTTGCAATCCTTGAAGCTAGAGTCACGGACAGGTCTTACTATTGCTGCGGTTTCTCGATTTTCACTGATTCCAGCTTTCTATTTTACTGCAAAATATGGAGACCAAGGGTGGATGATAATGCTCACATCCTTCTTagggttaaccaatggttatcTCACCGTCTGCATCCTTACTTCTGCACCGAAAGGTTACAAG GGACCGGAGCAAAACGCGTTGGGGAATTTGCTGGTTATGTTTCTGCTAGGTGGTATATTTGCTGGGGTTTCACTTGACTGGTTGTGGCTGATAGGCAAAGGATGGTGA